A single window of Nicotiana sylvestris chromosome 3, ASM39365v2, whole genome shotgun sequence DNA harbors:
- the LOC138888693 gene encoding uncharacterized protein, whose product MPKFDLYNGHGDPVAHLRGFCSKMKGAGGRDELLMAYFSQSLSGSAVEWYTRQDHIRWYTWDNLAQAFACHFQYNLEIVPDRLSLTKIEKKLGESFREYGFRWRQQAARFDPPMKEGEMVDYFLQALEPTYFGHLVSVVGKSFNDVVKMGNMVKEGLKSNKIMRYSAIKETTQAIQNGTGGILGRKKKEDVELSDTNIIEVQAPEVPNINRNPMSTHPEANMIEIVHKGGESKKPSQTVMTIRSSETKEIEQPTREGSALESIEKIARPSVALDKGSPSKITTKSERVRVIVPGAISKPVITVEGARVDQVIIKLVTQLPIISSKAIPWNYGRVAVMYKGREVKEEVCEAQGLTRLGWCFAPVDLRKAKDNSASAKKPVTEEEAEEFLKKMKIQDYSIMEQLKKTSAQISLLSLLIHSDEHCRVLIKILNEAHVLDKITVNHLEKIANKIFAVNMVTFSDDELPVEGTEHNWALYLAVKCENSVVTRVLVDNGSSANIFPLSTLTKLKVENGRIHKNSIYVR is encoded by the exons atgcccaaattcgacttgtacaacggacacggtgatccggtggctcatttgaggGGCTTCTGCAGTAAAATGAAAGGGGCAGGAGGAAgggatgaattgttaatggcatatttcagtcagaGCTTGAGCGGCTCAGCAGTAGAATGGTACACCCGTCAAGACCACAtaaggtggtatacttgggataaTCTAGCCCAAGCATTTGCAtgccattttcagtataatctggaaattgtcccagatcgtctgtcattgacgaaaatagagaagaaactaggggagagtttcagggaatacgGTTTCCGCTGGAGACAACAAGCTGCGAGgtttgaccctccgatgaaagaaggAGAAATGGTTGACTACTTCTTACAGGCCTTAGAGCCCACATATTTCGGTCATTTGGTATCAGTAGTGGGGAAGTCCTTTAACGATGTAGTAAAAATGGGAAACATGGTgaaggagggactcaagtccaataaaaTCATGAGATATTCGGCGATCAAGgaaaccacccaggccatccaaaatgGCACTGGGGGTATATTGgggagaaagaagaaagaagacgtG GAGCTCAGTGACACTAATATAATTGAAGTGCAAGCTCCTGAGGTACCCAACATCAACAGGAATCCAATGTCAACCCACCCAGAGGCAAACATGATTGAAATTGTGCACAAAGGGGGAGAGTCgaagaagccatcacagaccgtGATGACAATTCGGTCCAGTGAGACAAAGGAAATTGAACAACCAACAAGGGAAGGGTCGGCGCTCGAGTCGATTGAAAAGATTGCTAGACCATCTGTGGCATTAGATAAGGGGTCTCCAAGCAAGATCACAACGAAATCGGAAAGAGTAAGGGTGATTGTGCCGGGAGCAATTAGCAAACCCGTCATAACTGTGGAAGGGGCCCGTGTGGATCAAGTTATCATCAAGCTGGTAACTCAGTTACCGATAATCAGTAGCAAGGCTATTCCGTGGAACTACGGACGAGTGGCAGTGATGTATAAAGGAAGGGAGGTCAAGGAGGAGGTCTGCGAGGCCCAAGGGTTAACTCGGTTGGGATGGTGTTTTGCTCCTGTAGATTTGAGGAAAGCCAAGGATAATTCAGCTTCAGCAAAGAAACCTGTGACCGAAGAGGAAGCGGAAGAGTTCCTAAAAAAGATGAAGATACAGGACTATTCCATTATGGAGCAGCTAAAGAAGACATCGGCGCAGATTTCCTTACTTTCATTATTGATCCACTCGGACGAACATTGTCGAGTATTAAtaaaaatcttgaatgaggcgcaTGTCCTTGACAAAATCACTGTAAATCACTTGGagaaaatagccaacaaaatctttgcaGTGAACATGGTCACTTtctctgatgatgaattgcccgtagaGGGCACGGAACACAACTGGGCCCTTTACCTTGCGGTGAAATGTGAGAATTCGGTGGTTACACGGGTATTGGTTGataatggttcaagtgcgaacattTTTCCTCTCTCCACTTTGACCAAGCTGAAAGTAGAGAACGggaggatccacaagaacagtatctatgTGCGATGA